Proteins encoded within one genomic window of Amycolatopsis nigrescens CSC17Ta-90:
- a CDS encoding GNAT family N-acetyltransferase, giving the protein MAEETVTHLEMTGREQLRPGQVVPELALAEVGGSSPLIRPTTLRIAAEYRWPSLCWGNAQWADYLADPGRQFWLIRYGEQIAGLSDFQRQEDGQVEITTFGLVPEFVGKGLGGHALTLAAERAWAYGGDVRRIWLHTSTLDHPHALANYRARGFRPFRVFTRTQEEP; this is encoded by the coding sequence GTGGCCGAGGAGACGGTGACCCACCTGGAGATGACCGGGCGCGAGCAGTTGCGTCCAGGGCAAGTGGTGCCGGAGCTGGCCTTGGCGGAGGTCGGCGGCTCCTCGCCGTTGATCAGGCCGACCACCCTGCGCATCGCCGCCGAATACCGCTGGCCCAGCCTGTGCTGGGGAAATGCGCAGTGGGCGGACTACCTCGCCGATCCGGGCCGCCAGTTCTGGCTGATCCGGTACGGCGAGCAGATCGCCGGATTGAGTGATTTTCAGCGGCAGGAAGACGGGCAGGTCGAGATCACCACGTTCGGCCTGGTGCCCGAGTTCGTCGGCAAGGGACTCGGCGGGCACGCGCTGACCCTCGCCGCCGAGCGGGCCTGGGCCTATGGCGGCGACGTGCGGCGGATCTGGCTGCACACCTCCACCCTCGACCACCCGCACGCGCTGGCGAACTACCGTGCCCGCGGCTTCCGCCCGTTTCGGGTTTTCACCAGGACGCAGGAGGAGCCTTGA